One part of the Streptomyces ferrugineus genome encodes these proteins:
- a CDS encoding SpoIIE family protein phosphatase, which yields MTDFWGTDDALARDRERFLRGESAVASLRAPILNSWRRCAAMGLSPERIEPPYQADPGLEGRLARAAAPVLEGLESELAGARVGVLLADRHGVILRCRAGEKALYRYLEAVRLAPGFTYTEEYVGTHGIATALEERQDFRVFGAEHFAVGLQPFVSVGAAVRDPLSGSLEGVVGLTSLCADADTAIAAWVRKAAEAVALRLLEERTEREHALLQEALQIERRVQAAMADMARSLPGSHDTSLSSLTDSDRNVLREKATELISGAGRTAVQVPLSEGRMATLVSRPVAGASGEEGVAVKLSFVGDASGHRVVPVPSGSGTTPSDSTPAAVIPAPTPERSGAAPPDEPPGQAVPGVPGEMPSAATAPGEAGPAEWLLAVGHPELGRLAMAARERLELLYDASIRIGTTLDVARTAEELAEVIVPRFADIVTVDLLEPVLRGDEALVPSAPLQRAALGAHQAEPPFFPVGKRVSFASSAPQARCFAEGKAVLEPDVHAVPEWLAQDPGRIREIVDYGIHSLIAVPLRSRGASLGLATFYRRRGSRPFEEDDLHLAEELIARVAVCVDNARRFTREQTVALTLQRSLLPGVLPEQTAVEAAHRYLPAQIAMGGVGGDWFDIIPLSGARVALVVGDVVGHGLHAAVTMGRLRTAVHNFATLDLAPDELLRRVDDLVIALGQEGTSRSGGDDVIGATCLYAVYDPVSQRCTMARAGHPPPAVVDPEGAVHFPDLPAGPPLGLGGLPFETTELRLPEGSRLVLYTDGLIEDRGWDIDVALERLRTALSQADRDPEQTCEAVLRVLPGPQSCDDVTLLVARTRALGPEHTACWDVPADPAAISGVREAAARQLTEWGLEDCAFTTELLLSELATNAIRHAAGPVQVRLLRDRVLICEVSDGSSTSPHLRQATATDEGGRGLFLVAQLALRWGTRYTPRGKVIWAEQSLSPTPASLDASAW from the coding sequence CCGTGGCCAGCCTGCGGGCCCCGATCCTGAACTCATGGCGGCGCTGTGCCGCGATGGGGCTGTCGCCGGAGCGGATCGAACCCCCCTACCAGGCGGACCCCGGCCTGGAGGGCCGGCTCGCCCGGGCGGCGGCGCCCGTACTCGAGGGGCTGGAATCCGAGCTGGCGGGCGCGCGCGTGGGCGTCCTCCTCGCCGACCGGCACGGCGTGATCCTGCGCTGCCGGGCCGGCGAGAAGGCGCTGTACAGGTATCTTGAGGCGGTTCGACTGGCGCCTGGGTTCACCTACACGGAGGAGTACGTCGGCACCCACGGCATCGCCACGGCCCTGGAGGAGCGCCAGGACTTCCGCGTCTTCGGCGCCGAGCACTTCGCCGTCGGCCTGCAGCCCTTCGTCTCGGTGGGCGCCGCCGTCCGCGATCCCCTCAGCGGAAGCCTCGAGGGCGTGGTCGGTCTCACTTCACTGTGCGCCGACGCGGACACCGCCATTGCGGCCTGGGTCCGCAAGGCGGCCGAGGCTGTCGCGCTGCGGCTGCTGGAGGAGCGCACGGAGCGAGAGCACGCCCTGCTCCAGGAGGCCCTGCAGATCGAGCGCCGCGTGCAGGCGGCGATGGCGGACATGGCGCGGAGCCTGCCCGGCTCGCACGACACCTCCCTTTCCTCACTCACCGACAGTGACCGGAACGTCCTGCGGGAGAAGGCCACCGAGCTGATCTCCGGAGCCGGCCGCACCGCGGTGCAGGTGCCGCTGTCCGAAGGCCGTATGGCCACGCTCGTGAGCCGTCCCGTGGCGGGGGCTTCGGGCGAGGAGGGCGTGGCGGTCAAGCTGAGCTTCGTCGGGGACGCATCGGGGCATCGCGTGGTGCCGGTGCCGAGCGGGAGCGGCACCACACCGTCGGACAGCACACCGGCGGCGGTGATTCCGGCTCCCACTCCGGAGCGTTCAGGCGCGGCCCCGCCGGACGAGCCACCAGGTCAAGCCGTGCCGGGCGTACCGGGGGAAATGCCGTCGGCGGCCACGGCGCCAGGGGAGGCGGGGCCCGCCGAGTGGCTGCTGGCCGTCGGCCATCCGGAGCTGGGGCGGCTTGCGATGGCCGCGCGGGAGCGCCTGGAACTGCTGTACGACGCGAGTATCCGCATCGGCACCACGCTGGACGTGGCGCGCACCGCGGAGGAACTGGCCGAGGTGATCGTTCCGCGGTTCGCCGACATCGTCACGGTCGATCTGCTGGAGCCGGTGCTGCGCGGCGACGAGGCGCTCGTACCGAGTGCGCCCCTGCAGCGTGCGGCGCTCGGCGCCCACCAGGCCGAACCACCGTTCTTCCCGGTCGGCAAGCGGGTCAGCTTCGCCTCGTCCGCGCCGCAGGCCCGGTGCTTCGCCGAGGGAAAGGCGGTCCTCGAACCGGATGTGCACGCGGTCCCCGAGTGGCTGGCCCAGGACCCCGGCCGCATCCGGGAGATCGTGGATTACGGCATCCACTCCCTCATCGCCGTTCCGCTGCGCAGCCGCGGGGCGTCGCTGGGGCTCGCCACCTTCTACCGCCGCCGGGGGTCCAGGCCCTTCGAGGAGGACGACCTGCACCTGGCGGAGGAACTCATCGCCCGTGTCGCCGTCTGTGTCGACAACGCCCGCCGTTTCACTCGCGAGCAGACGGTCGCCCTCACCCTGCAGCGCAGCCTGCTGCCGGGCGTTCTCCCGGAACAGACCGCCGTGGAGGCCGCCCATCGCTACCTGCCCGCCCAGATCGCCATGGGCGGGGTGGGCGGCGACTGGTTCGACATCATTCCGCTGTCCGGGGCGCGCGTCGCCCTGGTCGTCGGCGACGTCGTCGGACACGGCCTGCACGCCGCCGTCACCATGGGCCGGCTGCGCACCGCGGTGCACAACTTCGCCACCCTGGATCTGGCCCCCGACGAACTCCTCCGCCGCGTCGACGACCTGGTCATCGCCCTGGGCCAGGAGGGGACGTCCCGCTCCGGCGGCGACGACGTCATCGGTGCCACCTGTCTGTACGCCGTGTACGACCCGGTCTCCCAGCGCTGCACGATGGCCCGGGCCGGCCACCCCCCGCCCGCGGTGGTCGACCCCGAGGGCGCCGTCCACTTCCCGGACCTGCCGGCCGGTCCTCCCCTCGGCCTGGGCGGCCTTCCCTTCGAGACCACCGAACTGCGTCTGCCGGAGGGCAGCCGGCTGGTCCTGTACACCGACGGACTCATCGAAGACCGCGGCTGGGACATCGACGTGGCCCTCGAACGGCTGCGGACCGCCCTGTCACAGGCCGACCGGGATCCCGAGCAGACCTGTGAGGCGGTGCTGCGAGTCCTGCCCGGCCCTCAGTCCTGTGATGACGTGACCCTGCTCGTCGCCCGCACCCGCGCCCTCGGCCCCGAACACACCGCGTGCTGGGACGTACCCGCCGACCCGGCGGCGATTTCCGGCGTCCGTGAGGCCGCCGCCCGGCAGTTGACCGAATGGGGCCTGGAGGACTGCGCCTTCACCACGGAGCTCCTGCTCAGCGAACTGGCCACGAACGCCATCCGGCACGCCGCGGGGCCCGTTCAGGTACGTCTGCTGCGCGACCGGGTGCTCATCTGCGAAGTCTCCGACGGCAGCAGCACCTCCCCCCACCTCCGCCAGGCCACGGCCACCGACGAGGGCGGGCGCGGCCTGTTCCTCGTCGCTCAGCTCGCCCTGCGCTGGGGAACCCGCTACACCCCGCGGGGCAAGGTCATCTGGGCCGAGCAGTCCCTGTCTCCCACACCGGCGTCGCTGGACGCATCGGCCTGGTGA
- the ku gene encoding non-homologous end joining protein Ku, with protein MARAIWTGVITFGMVTVPVGLFTAVEDHTVHFHQLQRGTADRIRNRRVNERTGREVASEDIVKGYQAADGEYIVVEPDELDEIAPGRSKTLDISDFVDLADIEPVYFDRTYYVGPRGKEYTKVYELLRAALAEADKVGIATFVMRGKQYLTALRAEGKVLVLQTLHWADEVRDPGKELSELPTRRVGKSKERDMAIHLIDALSAPWDPSRYRDTYQEKVKELVKAKAQGEEVARTEEAPQATNVIDLMSVLETSLHQAGSSRSKRAAQRKKPTGKTGRRLSAKQAGEKKATRGRGGREELRQLSKTELYERATEQNIAGRSKMNRRELADALARTGRRKKSAA; from the coding sequence ATGGCACGCGCGATCTGGACCGGCGTGATCACCTTTGGCATGGTCACGGTGCCGGTCGGCCTGTTCACCGCGGTCGAGGATCACACGGTCCACTTCCACCAGCTGCAGCGCGGCACCGCCGACCGGATCCGTAACCGGCGGGTCAACGAGCGCACGGGCAGGGAAGTGGCGAGCGAGGACATCGTCAAGGGCTACCAGGCCGCCGACGGCGAGTACATCGTCGTGGAGCCCGACGAACTGGACGAGATCGCTCCGGGCCGATCCAAGACTCTCGACATCAGCGACTTCGTCGACCTGGCCGACATCGAGCCGGTCTACTTCGACCGCACCTACTACGTCGGCCCGCGCGGCAAGGAGTACACCAAGGTCTACGAGCTGCTGCGCGCAGCGCTGGCGGAGGCGGACAAGGTGGGGATCGCCACGTTCGTGATGCGCGGCAAGCAGTACCTGACCGCGTTGCGCGCGGAGGGCAAGGTTCTCGTGCTCCAGACCCTGCACTGGGCTGACGAGGTCCGCGATCCCGGCAAGGAACTGTCCGAGCTGCCCACGCGCCGCGTCGGCAAGAGCAAGGAGCGGGACATGGCCATCCATCTGATCGACGCGCTCAGCGCGCCCTGGGACCCGTCCCGCTATCGCGACACCTACCAGGAGAAGGTGAAGGAACTGGTGAAAGCGAAGGCCCAGGGCGAGGAGGTCGCCCGCACCGAGGAGGCTCCGCAGGCGACCAACGTCATCGACCTGATGTCGGTCCTGGAGACAAGCCTCCACCAGGCCGGCAGCTCCAGGTCGAAGCGGGCCGCACAGCGGAAGAAGCCGACGGGCAAGACAGGGCGCAGGCTATCGGCGAAGCAGGCTGGCGAGAAGAAGGCGACGCGGGGCCGTGGCGGCAGGGAGGAGCTACGACAGCTGAGCAAGACAGAGCTGTACGAGCGCGCCACCGAGCAGAACATCGCGGGCCGCTCCAAGATGAACCGACGGGAGCTGGCCGACGCCCTCGCCCGCACCGGGCGCCGTAAGAAGAGCGCCGCCTGA
- a CDS encoding DeoR/GlpR family DNA-binding transcription regulator, with product MQAKERQRRIVALAREEGQASVERLADALSESPETIWQDLALLERQGLLRRVHGGAIPLRRLGFEPDLPTRGEVMEEEKKRIAAAALDEVPDEGVILLDAGSTTFRLAELLPAGRELTVITNSLPIAQLLAQHAELTVLTLGGRVRARTLAEVDVVAIRTLGTFLIDVSFLATNGVSVEHGLTTPDLAEAEVKRAMCQRARRRVLLADSSKIGNDTFCRFAELRDLDVMITDTGMETEAAVDFAEVGLRVIRV from the coding sequence ATGCAGGCCAAGGAACGTCAGCGGCGGATCGTGGCTCTCGCCCGCGAGGAGGGACAGGCGAGCGTGGAACGGCTGGCCGATGCCCTCTCCGAGAGCCCGGAGACGATCTGGCAGGACCTGGCCCTGCTGGAGCGCCAGGGTCTGCTGCGGCGAGTGCACGGTGGAGCGATCCCCCTGCGGCGGCTCGGCTTCGAGCCGGATCTGCCCACGCGTGGTGAGGTGATGGAGGAGGAGAAGAAGAGGATCGCCGCGGCGGCGCTGGACGAGGTGCCCGACGAGGGAGTGATCCTGCTGGACGCCGGGTCGACCACCTTCCGCCTGGCCGAGTTGCTGCCCGCCGGCCGTGAACTGACGGTGATCACCAACAGCCTGCCGATCGCCCAGCTGCTCGCGCAGCACGCCGAACTCACGGTCCTCACCCTGGGCGGCCGGGTACGGGCTCGTACCCTCGCGGAAGTCGACGTGGTCGCCATCCGCACCCTGGGGACATTCCTCATCGACGTGTCCTTCCTGGCGACCAACGGTGTCTCGGTCGAACACGGTCTGACCACACCGGACCTGGCCGAGGCCGAGGTCAAACGGGCGATGTGCCAGCGCGCTCGGCGGCGGGTGCTGCTCGCCGACAGCAGCAAGATCGGCAACGACACCTTCTGCCGTTTCGCCGAACTCCGCGACCTCGACGTCATGATCACCGACACCGGGATGGAGACAGAGGCCGCCGTGGACTTCGCCGAGGTGGGCCTGCGCGTCATCCGCGTGTGA